From one Peptoniphilaceae bacterium AMB_02 genomic stretch:
- a CDS encoding phage tail tape measure protein: MSGPIKGITIELAGDTSKLEKAIRSVGKDANKLDGELRKVNNSLKFNPGNADLVAQKQRILKDAIQETSKKLETLKTAQQEAKAAFERGEIGREQYDLLTREVVKTENQLSKLKSTLEEISSKWKASGEKIQEVGKKMESTGTKMSKGITAPIMGIAAASMVAFNEVDAGMDTIISKTGATGDAAAELEQSYKNLAGNIPASFDEVGNAIGEVNTQFGFMGEELERASEKVIKFAQINEADVTNSTIKAKQAIEKYGLEAKDLDMVLDSVTKTAQNTGVSTDRLFDIAIKGSPQIAELGLNFSQATEMLGRMEQKGIDGTKALSYLTRAQTQWAKEGKSMTDGLAELEERLAGATTQEEKLAIAAEVFGTKGGAFMLEAFEQGALSAQEFANAQEEAAGAVESTWQGMLDPVDLTKQAMNNLKITGADLATSLQGVLLPMIESVIGGLKKFADWFGKLSPKTKETIVKVGLFAAALGPVIIMIGKVVGAIGTIVSGIGVLSGAIAAAGGIGAAASAAFGAAMTFITGPIGIAIAAVTALIGVGVLLYKNWDKIKEVANNVWNGLKEFFSNLWSGISESWSAAWEGITAFISETWNAFGEFAVGVWNGIIESITTVWQTITDFFSGLWEGVQTIFTTIWDAIVSFVVGKFTETYNQAQTTFELIKTVIETVWNTIKTVTETIWNGIKSFVETIWTGIKSFVDTTINAVKSTIDTVLNGIKSIFDTIWNAIKSVVESVLNGIKGTIDSVMNGAKNIVDSTLNTIKGIFDSVWNAIKSLIDNILGNIKNTVESGMNSAKSTIESISNAIKGVFESVWSTFKNAVTDAFNNVKSAVSNGMQAAFDTVTGWISSFYNAGSNIIGSIADGIRNAVGKVTGAISSVVAAVRRFLPFSPAKEGPLKDIHRLNFGGPISDSIKNSEREVTDAMGDLAGATLDTLKKGIEDKGNLAERAMEDVIKNITSNEDKYRALLEKFDLIDDGAFDKFKAGGIEAFEELASLAQTFVESEGASVVDLAEVFGESWTEELYNVMYTYSEWDMVAQKTNIDLERMNQEYAKSYRKVSGEIVEQNRKVAYSVTTSMETMREESKKNVHSMRTELKDLGFDHDSMINKFESGGHVANLAIAQITRELVNMDDQVKANEIGIGLFGDTWTAELGKMINNFGEFYGEQEQFWTFNENKAIEHMNRVATAAMSVEDVVRDSTLDSTEKVQVVMAQREEHVKTSLENMKAYVESHKEEFINAMVAMGGHGEDEWNNIVHGGEGAYGVIAKVIEQLSNITDQTTRAEIKTKAFGDSWNHEAIVMIKTLGQWQEEYNVGSWSLDQSKLMGASLAEVTAAAEKMKESLKMEDAAKSTKDEAMKQMKESVNKELEEIQSLTKKILGTVYAEFETVFKKINDTVIKSFNDNIIPSLAEQLKLGFKETDKFLRDVFDGFKHVFHELTDIVSNAFRNGIIPKLAQQIGIALQALDSANQSMYNIGLSWMRSLANGIQAGLGGVVGQLNTIPNVQLQGATGNINWYDRGGIFRSPTIIGVGERRPEFVGALDDLKKIVADVMVENKSNSESKIIIQNMTVRNDSDIRRIAEELDKLRRRGERSRG, encoded by the coding sequence ATGAGCGGACCAATAAAAGGAATAACAATTGAACTGGCTGGAGATACGTCAAAACTGGAAAAGGCCATTCGGAGTGTTGGGAAAGATGCTAATAAGCTGGATGGTGAACTTAGAAAAGTTAATAACTCATTAAAATTTAATCCGGGTAACGCCGATCTCGTAGCACAAAAACAAAGAATTCTTAAGGACGCCATTCAAGAGACCTCAAAGAAATTAGAGACCTTAAAGACCGCACAACAGGAAGCGAAAGCAGCTTTTGAACGCGGTGAAATAGGTCGAGAGCAATACGACTTGCTCACTCGAGAAGTTGTAAAAACAGAGAACCAACTTAGTAAGCTAAAAAGCACACTTGAAGAAATTTCAAGTAAATGGAAAGCATCCGGAGAAAAGATTCAAGAAGTCGGCAAGAAGATGGAAAGCACTGGGACCAAGATGTCAAAAGGCATTACTGCTCCAATCATGGGAATTGCCGCAGCATCGATGGTCGCATTCAATGAAGTTGATGCCGGAATGGACACAATTATATCCAAGACAGGAGCGACAGGAGATGCGGCCGCAGAGCTTGAACAGTCTTACAAGAATTTAGCCGGCAACATACCAGCAAGTTTTGATGAGGTTGGAAACGCAATCGGAGAAGTTAATACGCAATTTGGCTTCATGGGCGAAGAACTTGAGCGAGCATCTGAAAAAGTAATCAAATTCGCACAGATAAATGAAGCCGATGTCACAAACTCAACCATCAAAGCAAAACAAGCGATTGAGAAGTACGGACTCGAAGCTAAAGACCTTGATATGGTGCTAGATTCTGTCACTAAGACCGCACAAAATACCGGAGTTTCAACAGACAGACTCTTCGACATTGCGATTAAAGGTTCACCTCAGATTGCAGAGTTAGGACTTAACTTCTCACAAGCAACAGAGATGCTCGGCCGAATGGAACAAAAAGGTATCGACGGAACAAAGGCTTTATCTTACTTAACACGTGCACAAACACAATGGGCAAAAGAAGGTAAATCCATGACCGATGGACTCGCCGAACTTGAAGAAAGACTTGCTGGAGCAACCACGCAAGAAGAAAAACTCGCAATTGCAGCAGAAGTGTTTGGAACAAAAGGTGGAGCTTTCATGCTTGAAGCTTTTGAGCAAGGTGCACTATCCGCACAGGAATTCGCAAACGCACAAGAAGAAGCGGCCGGAGCGGTCGAGAGCACATGGCAAGGAATGTTAGACCCAGTCGACCTTACCAAACAAGCAATGAACAACTTAAAAATAACCGGAGCAGATTTGGCGACATCATTACAAGGTGTACTTTTGCCAATGATTGAGAGTGTTATCGGTGGACTTAAGAAATTTGCGGATTGGTTTGGGAAATTGTCACCAAAGACAAAAGAAACCATTGTTAAAGTTGGTCTTTTTGCTGCTGCACTTGGACCGGTGATAATCATGATTGGTAAAGTGGTCGGAGCAATCGGCACAATTGTAAGTGGAATTGGAGTACTCTCGGGAGCAATCGCAGCAGCGGGAGGAATAGGAGCTGCTGCAAGTGCCGCATTTGGAGCAGCAATGACGTTTATCACCGGACCAATCGGAATTGCAATTGCAGCGGTCACAGCATTAATCGGAGTCGGAGTCTTACTGTACAAAAACTGGGACAAAATAAAAGAAGTTGCAAATAATGTTTGGAATGGACTTAAGGAATTCTTTTCTAATCTGTGGTCCGGAATATCCGAATCATGGTCGGCAGCATGGGAAGGAATTACAGCTTTCATATCTGAGACATGGAACGCATTCGGTGAATTTGCTGTCGGTGTGTGGAATGGGATTATTGAAAGCATTACAACAGTTTGGCAAACCATAACGGATTTCTTTTCCGGACTCTGGGAAGGTGTTCAAACAATATTTACAACAATATGGGATGCGATTGTATCTTTTGTTGTTGGTAAATTCACTGAAACATACAATCAAGCACAAACAACATTTGAACTAATAAAAACAGTAATTGAAACTGTTTGGAATACGATTAAAACAGTAACAGAAACAATCTGGAATGGAATTAAGTCTTTTGTAGAGACTATCTGGACTGGAATTAAGTCCTTTGTCGACACAACCATCAACGCGGTCAAATCGACAATCGATACTGTTCTAAACGGAATCAAAAGCATATTCGACACAATATGGAATGCGATTAAGTCGGTGGTCGAAAGTGTGCTAAATGGAATCAAAGGTACAATTGACAGTGTCATGAACGGTGCAAAAAATATTGTTGACAGTACGCTCAACACTATCAAAGGTATATTCGACTCTGTTTGGAATGCGATTAAATCTCTTATCGATAATATTCTTGGAAATATCAAGAACACTGTTGAAAGTGGGATGAATTCGGCAAAGAGCACAATTGAATCAATTTCAAATGCCATAAAAGGTGTATTCGAATCCGTTTGGAGCACGTTTAAAAATGCGGTCACAGATGCTTTCAACAATGTTAAAAGTGCGGTCAGTAACGGAATGCAAGCCGCATTTGACACAGTGACTGGATGGATTTCGAGCTTTTATAATGCGGGCTCTAACATAATCGGCTCAATCGCAGACGGAATTAGAAATGCTGTAGGCAAAGTAACCGGAGCAATAAGCTCTGTTGTTGCCGCAGTCAGAAGATTCTTACCATTCTCGCCGGCGAAAGAAGGACCACTTAAGGACATTCACAGGCTGAACTTTGGTGGACCTATATCCGACTCAATTAAGAACTCGGAACGCGAAGTGACAGACGCCATGGGCGACCTTGCTGGAGCAACACTTGATACGCTTAAAAAAGGAATCGAGGACAAGGGTAATCTCGCCGAACGTGCGATGGAAGATGTTATCAAGAATATAACAAGTAATGAAGATAAATACAGGGCACTGTTGGAGAAATTCGACCTCATTGATGACGGAGCATTCGACAAATTCAAAGCGGGCGGAATAGAAGCATTTGAAGAACTCGCCAGTCTTGCACAAACATTTGTTGAGAGTGAAGGAGCGAGTGTGGTCGACCTCGCAGAAGTGTTCGGAGAATCTTGGACAGAAGAGCTGTACAACGTGATGTACACATATTCTGAGTGGGATATGGTCGCGCAGAAAACCAACATCGACCTTGAAAGAATGAACCAAGAATACGCAAAAAGCTATAGAAAAGTGTCGGGCGAAATAGTCGAACAAAATAGAAAAGTAGCTTACAGTGTAACAACGAGCATGGAGACGATGAGAGAAGAATCCAAGAAGAATGTTCACAGTATGCGAACAGAATTGAAAGACCTTGGATTCGACCATGACTCTATGATAAATAAATTTGAGTCGGGCGGACATGTGGCTAATCTTGCAATCGCTCAAATAACAAGAGAATTAGTCAACATGGATGACCAAGTCAAAGCGAACGAAATTGGAATCGGTTTATTTGGCGACACTTGGACAGCAGAACTTGGAAAAATGATAAACAACTTCGGCGAGTTTTACGGAGAACAAGAACAGTTTTGGACATTCAACGAAAACAAAGCAATCGAGCACATGAACAGAGTTGCGACTGCTGCAATGAGCGTTGAAGATGTTGTAAGAGACTCGACTCTTGATAGCACTGAAAAGGTGCAAGTCGTAATGGCTCAAAGAGAAGAACATGTTAAAACATCGCTTGAAAATATGAAGGCTTATGTCGAATCGCATAAAGAGGAGTTCATAAATGCGATGGTCGCAATGGGCGGACACGGTGAGGATGAGTGGAACAATATCGTTCACGGCGGCGAAGGTGCATACGGAGTTATTGCAAAAGTAATTGAACAGCTATCCAACATTACAGACCAAACAACTCGAGCAGAGATAAAGACAAAAGCATTCGGAGATAGTTGGAACCATGAAGCAATTGTGATGATTAAAACTCTTGGACAATGGCAAGAAGAATACAATGTCGGTTCATGGTCGCTTGACCAATCCAAGCTAATGGGAGCATCTCTCGCAGAAGTGACAGCCGCTGCAGAGAAAATGAAAGAAAGTCTTAAGATGGAAGATGCTGCCAAATCGACCAAAGATGAGGCGATGAAGCAGATGAAAGAGAGTGTCAACAAGGAATTAGAGGAAATACAAAGTCTAACCAAAAAGATACTTGGAACAGTGTATGCGGAGTTTGAGACTGTATTTAAGAAGATAAACGACACTGTTATCAAGTCTTTTAATGATAATATCATCCCGAGTCTTGCAGAACAATTAAAACTCGGATTCAAAGAGACAGACAAATTCTTACGAGATGTGTTCGATGGATTCAAACATGTTTTCCATGAGTTGACAGATATTGTTAGTAATGCTTTTAGAAATGGAATTATTCCAAAATTAGCACAACAAATCGGTATCGCACTACAGGCACTCGACAGTGCGAACCAATCAATGTACAACATTGGACTCTCTTGGATGAGGTCTCTGGCTAACGGTATACAGGCAGGTCTCGGTGGAGTTGTGGGACAACTTAACACAATACCGAATGTCCAACTTCAAGGAGCAACCGGAAATATAAACTGGTACGACAGAGGCGGAATTTTCAGAAGTCCGACAATCATCGGAGTAGGAGAGAGAAGACCCGAATTTGTCGGAGCACTTGATGACTTAAAGAAAATTGTTGCAGATGTGATGGTCGAGAATAAGAGTAACTCTGAAAGCAAGATAATTATTCAAAATATGACAGTTAGAAACGATTCAGATATAAGACGTATTGCAGAAGAATTAGATAAATTACGTAGACGTGGAGAAAGGAGCAGAGGTTAA
- a CDS encoding distal tail protein Dit → MTVFTPFDFVFNGFNFSRYMYVENIRRSFLPSIENTLTRVGNHGLKHRKLRTGPRRIEVDVRMIHTTRWNVGELRSFVAGKMLTTEPKMLKLRDTDMFDIAILDGEIDFERWLYTGFATLTFLNPSGLTYRKYNIIETNDLVFNSGSHSIQPIIKISPTTQTNKIIIRNLTTKQYLELNRNMEANSLIQFGELNEQLEYREIVKYNDLNAMKSLAVDSDFFYLEPDMNEIEIVGADKATFEFWECYV, encoded by the coding sequence ATGACAGTATTTACACCTTTTGATTTTGTTTTTAATGGATTTAATTTTTCGAGGTATATGTATGTTGAAAACATTCGACGCTCCTTTTTACCATCCATTGAGAACACTCTTACGAGAGTGGGCAATCATGGATTAAAGCACAGGAAACTTAGGACCGGACCAAGAAGAATCGAAGTCGATGTTCGAATGATTCATACAACTAGATGGAATGTGGGAGAGTTGAGGAGTTTTGTTGCGGGCAAAATGCTTACAACAGAGCCTAAGATGTTAAAACTCAGAGATACCGATATGTTTGACATTGCCATCCTCGATGGTGAAATCGACTTTGAAAGATGGCTGTACACAGGGTTTGCGACTTTGACATTTTTGAATCCATCCGGTTTGACATACAGAAAATACAACATTATCGAAACCAACGACCTTGTATTCAATTCGGGATCTCATTCGATACAGCCGATTATCAAAATTAGTCCTACCACACAAACAAACAAAATCATAATCAGAAATCTAACCACAAAACAATACTTAGAACTTAACAGAAACATGGAAGCAAACAGTCTGATACAATTTGGCGAATTAAACGAACAACTTGAGTATAGAGAAATAGTAAAATATAACGACTTAAACGCAATGAAATCTCTTGCAGTAGATTCTGACTTTTTCTATCTCGAGCCGGATATGAACGAAATAGAAATCGTCGGAGCAGATAAAGCAACTTTTGAGTTTTGGGAGTGTTATGTATGA
- a CDS encoding phage tail spike protein, with amino-acid sequence MILKIFNRDEEYIKNIEVFNYEYKWQMNAEHSLKFDTFDEGLEEFYRILYKDRVGTWREFIITEPVQEHTEDGNIIYSVYAEDSFYETIGDFLEDKRPQNTSASVALMQALEPSRWEVGIVENLGTASTNYYRESVKSAVQQKLIPKWKAEFDTRIKIFGNKVTNRYVDLYKEMGTFHGKRFVYDKDMIQIKRTVDMSNFCTALYGYGKGEQLESGGFGRRIDFADVNNEKAYLENEQARLKYGRNSSTGKKHIFDKIEFDDCEDKIELKELTQKVLDERSVPRVTYECKVIDLGEDFENVDRGDTVIVKDNDLGIAIKARIIEYTEIENEETHIVLGNYKNLITDEINRNKDFISNFRDKSGIWDRAEIIQEGGIDASFLKNLVEQLNLEMNERGGYVYVSNDGKGLTTYDRPINQNPTMAIQILGGSFRIANSKYANGEWRWKTFGDGDGFVADFITTGTLTANLIKAGILSGGNGKVSINMETGALNIDNDIVYDPTTRKVQIKGWTEIDAATIKSGTINSARIPDLSADKITSGTINANTINVENLNASNLTRGTVGTSISNTSGHMASGYRSASIAGSATGVNANSSVIRFDYANNRLEVDGRIDAYPEGRHHTFELNGMSLRTPYGYCEIKPWSGNVIQCNGGAYWKFSEIRVDRLYVNDKQITE; translated from the coding sequence ATGATTCTTAAAATATTTAATCGTGATGAAGAATACATCAAGAATATTGAAGTATTCAATTATGAATATAAATGGCAGATGAATGCGGAACACTCTCTTAAATTCGACACGTTTGATGAAGGACTAGAAGAGTTTTACAGGATTTTGTATAAGGACAGAGTTGGAACATGGCGAGAATTTATTATAACAGAGCCGGTGCAAGAGCACACCGAAGATGGTAACATAATCTACTCTGTATACGCAGAAGACTCTTTCTATGAAACAATAGGCGACTTCTTAGAGGACAAACGACCACAAAACACCTCGGCGAGTGTGGCACTAATGCAAGCACTTGAGCCGAGTCGGTGGGAGGTTGGAATTGTTGAGAACCTTGGAACAGCGAGCACGAATTATTATAGAGAGTCGGTCAAGTCGGCTGTACAACAAAAACTGATACCAAAGTGGAAAGCAGAATTCGATACAAGGATTAAAATATTTGGAAACAAAGTAACAAACAGATATGTGGACCTCTACAAAGAAATGGGAACATTTCATGGAAAAAGATTCGTATACGACAAAGACATGATTCAAATTAAGAGAACGGTCGATATGTCTAACTTCTGTACAGCCTTATACGGATACGGAAAAGGCGAACAGCTCGAAAGTGGTGGGTTTGGTAGAAGAATAGATTTTGCGGATGTGAACAATGAGAAAGCCTATCTTGAAAACGAACAAGCAAGGCTTAAATATGGTAGAAACTCGAGCACGGGCAAAAAACACATATTCGACAAAATTGAGTTTGACGACTGCGAAGACAAAATAGAATTAAAGGAACTTACGCAAAAGGTGCTTGATGAAAGGTCAGTACCGAGAGTGACATACGAATGTAAAGTAATTGACCTCGGAGAAGATTTTGAAAACGTGGACAGAGGCGATACAGTAATCGTCAAAGACAACGACTTGGGAATAGCAATTAAAGCACGCATCATCGAATATACAGAAATAGAAAACGAGGAAACGCATATCGTTCTTGGTAATTATAAGAATTTAATCACAGATGAAATTAACAGAAATAAAGACTTTATCAGCAATTTCAGAGATAAATCCGGAATCTGGGACAGAGCGGAAATCATACAAGAAGGTGGTATCGATGCATCATTCTTGAAGAACCTTGTCGAGCAGTTGAACCTTGAAATGAATGAGCGAGGCGGATATGTGTATGTATCGAATGATGGGAAAGGTCTGACCACTTATGACAGACCAATAAATCAAAATCCCACAATGGCGATACAGATTTTAGGAGGTTCTTTCCGTATAGCAAACAGTAAATATGCTAATGGCGAATGGAGATGGAAGACGTTTGGAGATGGCGATGGTTTTGTCGCAGATTTCATAACGACTGGGACCTTGACAGCCAATCTAATCAAAGCTGGAATCCTAAGTGGCGGCAATGGCAAAGTATCAATCAACATGGAAACCGGAGCACTCAACATCGACAACGACATCGTATACGACCCGACCACAAGGAAAGTACAAATAAAAGGATGGACAGAAATAGACGCCGCTACGATTAAGAGCGGGACTATCAACAGTGCGAGAATTCCGGACCTGTCGGCGGACAAAATCACGTCGGGAACGATTAACGCTAATACAATTAATGTTGAAAATCTAAACGCAAGCAACCTGACGAGAGGAACAGTGGGAACGAGTATTAGCAATACCAGCGGGCATATGGCAAGTGGCTATCGCAGTGCAAGCATTGCGGGCTCGGCCACTGGAGTAAACGCAAACAGTTCTGTTATCAGGTTTGATTATGCAAATAATAGGCTTGAGGTTGACGGTAGGATTGACGCATACCCAGAGGGCCGACATCATACATTTGAATTGAACGGGATGAGCTTAAGAACGCCATATGGCTATTGCGAAATAAAGCCGTGGAGTGGAAATGTTATTCAATGCAACGGTGGAGCTTATTGGAAATTTTCCGAAATTCGAGTTGATAGGCTCTACGTAAATGATAAACAAATAACTGAATAA
- a CDS encoding hemolysin XhlA family protein, whose product MDERICNERMKKTEEHQARQDLRLDNHSSRLDQLEQYRAGFEIQIGHLCEKIDGLIKTIQWGTGLLISVSVGFFVWYIQSIK is encoded by the coding sequence ATGGATGAAAGAATATGCAACGAAAGAATGAAGAAAACCGAAGAGCACCAAGCAAGGCAGGATTTAAGATTGGATAATCATTCATCAAGGTTAGACCAACTAGAGCAGTACCGAGCGGGATTTGAAATTCAAATCGGGCATTTATGCGAGAAAATCGACGGACTAATTAAAACAATTCAATGGGGAACAGGCTTACTGATTAGTGTTTCAGTAGGCTTTTTTGTTTGGTATATCCAGAGCATCAAATAG